In Methylacidiphilum infernorum V4, a single window of DNA contains:
- the waaF gene encoding lipopolysaccharide heptosyltransferase II codes for MKKHHRDFEPLSGPLLIRSPNWLGDAVMSMPAVKGIKEIDRSISLVVATPRKISYLWSLCPFVDEVLEIEHSKNIFENVKKLRKKKMDRAILFTRSVRTALECKLAGIPKIIGFGRTDQSFFLDKRVLLSQDLETLHQSQIYIRLAQSLGAKKDTYSYPFLKLPAQWKKTPQPIIVSVCPGAEYGPAKRWFPSSFAWVCQRLKEKYGCHIQILGGEKDKTVCSELEQAVQEAENLAGRTTLAEFMERIYSSHLLLCNDSGAMHVGSLLNTPTIAIFGSTDPRRTAPIGGCFRVIYEKVQCSPCFLRRCPIDMPCMRAVKPQDVLHVCEELLSLGG; via the coding sequence GTGAAAAAACATCACAGGGATTTTGAACCGCTTTCCGGTCCTCTTTTAATCCGTTCTCCAAATTGGCTTGGTGACGCCGTGATGAGTATGCCGGCGGTAAAGGGGATCAAAGAGATCGATCGCTCCATTTCGCTCGTCGTAGCCACACCTAGAAAAATTTCCTATCTCTGGTCTCTCTGTCCCTTCGTTGACGAGGTTCTAGAAATAGAACATTCCAAAAATATTTTTGAAAACGTAAAGAAACTGAGAAAGAAAAAAATGGACAGGGCTATCCTCTTTACCCGTTCAGTGAGAACAGCCTTGGAATGCAAGCTTGCTGGAATTCCAAAAATCATAGGTTTTGGGAGAACCGATCAATCCTTTTTCCTTGACAAAAGAGTCCTCCTTTCTCAAGACCTGGAAACCCTTCACCAATCTCAAATCTACATTAGACTTGCCCAATCCTTGGGAGCAAAAAAAGACACCTATTCCTACCCTTTTTTAAAATTACCCGCACAGTGGAAGAAAACTCCACAGCCGATCATTGTAAGTGTTTGTCCCGGAGCCGAGTATGGACCGGCAAAGAGATGGTTTCCTTCTTCTTTTGCCTGGGTTTGTCAACGTTTAAAAGAAAAGTACGGTTGCCACATCCAGATTCTTGGAGGAGAAAAAGATAAAACCGTCTGCAGCGAGCTCGAACAAGCCGTTCAGGAAGCTGAAAATCTTGCAGGCAGAACAACCCTTGCCGAATTTATGGAAAGAATTTATAGCTCCCACCTTCTCCTTTGCAATGATAGCGGGGCGATGCATGTCGGCTCCTTGCTCAATACACCCACGATCGCCATCTTCGGTTCAACCGATCCACGACGAACGGCGCCAATCGGGGGATGTTTTCGAGTAATCTATGAAAAGGTTCAGTGTAGCCCCTGTTTCCTGAGGCGATGTCCTATAGATATGCCCTGCATGCGGGCTGTCAAACCCCAAGATGTTCTTCATGTTTGCGAAGAGTTGTTATCCCTTGGAGGTTAA
- the lpxK gene encoding tetraacyldisaccharide 4'-kinase has product MARWIDKLEQFAVDVILERRYGKRATVFRWFLSFLSLIYNPLVRLRVWLYKKRLLRSYELGCLVISVGNLTVGGTGKTPLVEKLAKELSAAGRKVAILSRGYKSVPPPLGHRLMAKLKGSKEFNPRVVSDGEKIYLSPLHSGDEPYMLAKNLKGVAVITGKNRVQSGLWAIKNMNIDILILDDGFQYLPLKERLDIVLIDREFPFGNRHLLPRGMLREPKDHLKRADLLFITKCDGSNLSPLKEELRKFNNHAPIIECVHKPQYLFHIVTRKKEPLDYLKGLKVAAISGIAQPESFEKGLKKLGAEVVYSKYFADHHWFSEQEIIRFMERSKARNAKAAITTEKDAVRIPTTQYFILPFYFLRVEIEMLNGKETFQSILFESISPGRKYRIVYSRKRERSDRMTNSPTFAERCEKTSQGF; this is encoded by the coding sequence ATGGCACGCTGGATTGATAAGTTAGAGCAATTCGCCGTTGATGTTATCCTCGAACGACGCTACGGGAAACGGGCCACCGTTTTCCGCTGGTTTCTTTCTTTTTTATCCCTTATCTATAACCCTCTTGTCAGGCTTAGAGTATGGCTTTACAAAAAGAGACTTTTGCGATCTTATGAACTTGGCTGTCTTGTCATTAGCGTGGGCAACCTCACGGTTGGAGGGACAGGGAAAACTCCCCTTGTCGAGAAGCTGGCCAAGGAGCTCTCTGCGGCTGGAAGAAAAGTCGCAATCCTGAGCCGTGGCTATAAAAGCGTTCCTCCTCCCCTCGGGCATAGGCTTATGGCCAAGTTAAAGGGAAGCAAAGAATTTAATCCAAGGGTTGTTTCGGACGGGGAAAAGATTTATCTCAGCCCTTTACATTCCGGAGATGAACCGTACATGCTGGCTAAAAATCTAAAAGGGGTAGCCGTCATCACGGGGAAAAATAGGGTTCAAAGCGGCCTCTGGGCGATTAAAAACATGAACATCGATATTCTCATCCTTGACGATGGCTTCCAGTACCTTCCTTTGAAAGAAAGATTGGATATCGTTCTCATCGACAGGGAATTTCCTTTCGGCAATAGGCATCTTCTACCCAGGGGGATGCTCAGGGAGCCCAAGGATCACCTCAAGAGAGCCGATCTTCTCTTTATTACTAAATGTGATGGATCTAACCTTTCTCCTCTTAAAGAGGAGTTGAGAAAATTCAACAACCATGCGCCGATCATCGAGTGTGTTCATAAACCCCAATATCTCTTCCACATTGTAACAAGAAAAAAAGAACCGCTTGACTATCTCAAGGGCTTGAAAGTCGCCGCGATTTCCGGCATTGCTCAACCCGAAAGCTTCGAAAAGGGATTAAAAAAACTCGGTGCAGAAGTTGTTTATTCTAAGTATTTTGCCGATCACCACTGGTTTTCTGAGCAAGAGATCATTCGCTTCATGGAAAGAAGCAAAGCCCGGAATGCCAAGGCGGCTATTACGACCGAAAAAGATGCCGTGCGCATTCCCACCACCCAATATTTTATCTTACCCTTTTACTTTCTTAGGGTGGAAATAGAGATGTTAAACGGTAAAGAGACTTTTCAATCGATTCTTTTTGAATCAATTTCCCCTGGCAGAAAATATCGAATAGTTTATTCTAGAAAGAGAGAGAGGAGCGACAGAATGACAAACAGTCCCACTTTTGCAGAAAGATGTGAAAAAACATCACAGGGATTTTGA